The DNA window GCTATTCTATGTAAACATAAATTTGATCCGGTTTTATACATACCTTTCTTTGGAGCTCATTGATGGAGTCGTACAAAGTTGGTTCTGTATAAACAACAGAACATAACATAAACGTACCATTACAATTGAGTATCGTACTCTTATATActaattcttttaaaaagtcATACATTCTAGTCGAGGTAATTGATTTTTTCATATCCAAATCCAACCAATAAAATATGCGCACACATTATACTATTTCATACGTATTCGAATAATCAAAAATAACATGATGAGCATTGTTAAGTTGTATACATGTTAAAGAAATAGGATTATTCATACTTTTCTACAGCGGATGTGCTTAAGAAGCAGTTTCAAGCTGTTGCTCTAGATTCTGGAGCTCCTTAGGGCTCATTGCTTGCAAGTCTTCCCCAAGATAGTGCCTAAATTCAATGTAGCATCCAtgcatttttttgttaattaaatgtATCATGCATTATACTAACCATTAATCCTATCAGCTTTATATTTTCATctgtacatatatacatatgatGAATGAAAACGTACCTCTGGTTTCTCTCCAAAAAGCTCAATCTTAGCCTTAAAGCCTATTATACTCCATCGACCAGTTCGTCTAAATCTCACAAAGTTAAATACAGATAAGTATATATCAGCAACACTGAAATTAAATAGTAGTAGTATAAGTTAATGGAGAAAGATTGATTTACGTTGGAGTCGGACTCGGGTGCTATAAGCTGTCTCTCGGCGTAAGAGTACCTCTCATAGCGTTCAAGTATCTTCTCCATACTGCTCAATTCACAGAATTAGGGATAGCTTCATATCATCAACCATTTAtgatcacacacacacacacacacacaatatatatatatatatatatatatatatacata is part of the Raphanus sativus cultivar WK10039 unplaced genomic scaffold, ASM80110v3 Scaffold4459, whole genome shotgun sequence genome and encodes:
- the LOC108815947 gene encoding LOW QUALITY PROTEIN: floral homeotic protein APETALA 1 A (The sequence of the model RefSeq protein was modified relative to this genomic sequence to represent the inferred CDS: inserted 1 base in 1 codon; deleted 3 bases in 2 codons), whose product is MEKILERYERYSYAERQLIAPESDSNTNWSMEYNRLRLRLSFLERNQRHYLGEDLQAMSPKELQNLEQQLETALKHIRCRKYNVCAYFIEPTLYDSINELQRKEKAIQEQNSMLSKQIKEREKVLKAQQXQWDEQNHGNNMPPLPPPQQHQIQHPYMLSHQPSPFLTWGGLYQEEIKMAMRRNDLDLSLEPVYNCNLGCFGA